A stretch of the Eulemur rufifrons isolate Redbay chromosome 20, OSU_ERuf_1, whole genome shotgun sequence genome encodes the following:
- the MMP24OS gene encoding protein MMP24OS has translation MGAQQSGGQGVPEPAQPQPAAPEGPERPRPQPQPQPEPSPWGPLDDVRFLIACTSWY, from the coding sequence ATGGGGGCTCAACAGAGCGGGGGCCAGGGCGTCCCGGAGCCCGCACAGCCACAGCCAGCGGCACCGGAGGGCCCGGAGCGACCCCggcctcagcctcagccccagcccgAGCCCAGCCCGTGGGGCCCGCTGGACGACGTGCGCTTTCTCATTGCCTGCACCTCCTGGTACTGA
- the EIF6 gene encoding eukaryotic translation initiation factor 6 → MAVRASFENNCEIGCFAKLTNTYCLVAIGGSENFYSVFEGELADTIPVVHASIAGCRIIGRMCVGNRHGLLVPNNTTDQELQHIRNCLPDSVQIRRVEERLSALGNVTTCNDYVALVHPDLDRETEEILADVLKVEVFRQTVADQVLVGSYCVFSNQGGLVHPKTSIEDQDELSSLLQVPLVAGTVNRGSEVIAAGMVVNDWCAFCGLDTTSTELSVVESVFKLNEAQPSTIATSMRDSLIDSLT, encoded by the exons ATGGCGGTCCGAGCGTCGTTCGAGAACAACTGTGAGATCGGCTGCTTTGCCAAACTCACCAACACTTACTGCCTGGTGGCCATCGGAGGATCAGAGAACTTTTACAG TGTGTTCGAGGGCGAACTCGCAGATACCATCCCCGTGGTACACGCATCCATCGCCGGCTGCCGCATCATCGGGCGCATGTGTGTGG GGAACAGGCATGGCCTCCTGGTGCCCAACAACACCACCGATCAGGAGCTGCAACATATTCGCAACTGCCTCCCAGACTCAGTGCAGATCCGGCGGGTAGAGGAGCGGCTCTCAGCCCTGGGCAATGTCACAACATGCAATGACTATGTGGCCTTGGTCCACCCAGACCTGGACAGG GAGACAGAAGAAATCCTGGCTGATGTGCTCAAAGTGGAGGTCTTCAGACAGACAGTGGCTGACCAAGTACTAGTGGGAAGTTACTGTGTCTTTAGCAATCAAGGAGGGCTGGTGCATCCCAAGACTTCAATTGAAGACCAGGATgagctttcttctcttcttcaggTCCCCCTTGTG GCAGGCACTGTAAACCGAGGCAGTGAGGTGATTGCTGCTGGGATGGTAGTGAACGACTGGTGTGCCTTCTGTGGCCTGGACACAACCAGCACAGAACTGTCGGTGGTGGAGAGCGTCTTCAAGCTAAATGAAGCCCAGCCTAGCACCATAGCCACCAGCATGCGGGATTCCCTCATTGACAG cctcacCTGA